One Halobacterium sp. DL1 DNA window includes the following coding sequences:
- a CDS encoding phosphohydrolase, with amino-acid sequence MGVEIKESPVSDSQFDEMAAFVRDYLAASVENEDDGGRMRWYPWHSAEYRFNHILNVVDIGERIADEEGADVDVVRVAGLFHDIAKLEADQEKHATEGARIARKYLETHGEFAPSFVDQVCSAVEQHSHQGDLTDLTLEARCLVEADMLDKAGANGAALMLLRMGYEARTHVDAAEMVGRVLERSDEAAERVESDTAESIAYQRRKRVRWFKEWLEAEVPEMGD; translated from the coding sequence GTGGGCGTCGAGATAAAGGAGTCGCCCGTCTCGGACTCACAGTTCGACGAGATGGCCGCCTTCGTCCGCGACTACCTGGCGGCGAGCGTGGAGAACGAGGACGACGGCGGGCGGATGCGCTGGTACCCGTGGCACTCCGCGGAGTACCGGTTCAACCACATCCTGAACGTCGTCGACATCGGCGAACGCATCGCCGACGAGGAGGGTGCCGACGTCGACGTGGTCCGGGTTGCCGGACTGTTCCACGACATCGCGAAACTCGAAGCCGACCAGGAGAAACACGCGACGGAGGGCGCCCGTATCGCCCGCAAGTATCTGGAGACGCACGGCGAGTTCGCGCCGTCGTTCGTCGACCAGGTGTGCAGCGCCGTCGAACAGCACTCCCACCAGGGCGACCTGACGGACCTCACGCTCGAGGCCCGGTGTCTCGTGGAAGCGGACATGCTCGACAAGGCCGGCGCGAACGGCGCAGCGCTGATGCTGCTCCGGATGGGTTACGAGGCTCGCACGCACGTCGACGCCGCCGAGATGGTCGGCCGCGTCCTCGAGCGCAGCGACGAGGCGGCCGAGCGCGTCGAGAGCGACACCGCCGAGTCAATCGCCTACCAGCGCCGCAAGCGCGTGCGGTGGTTCAAGGAGTGGCTCGAGGCCGAAGTCCCCGAGATGGGCGACTAG
- a CDS encoding lysine transporter LysE, translated as MFDAAVSLFAGVALGLSLAAPPGPMNAVIAEESVARGWKSGFAAGLGAMTADACFFVLALVGVVAFIENAPTVRAVMVGVGGVLMLYYAYGAVRDAGSFSEAEAADGRGFRKAFALALANPYQITWWLTAGVGLLNPGEIAAFGLELSAANGVLTVAGFFAGILLWIIVFPASLRAAGERVDALGKSVAYVSAAVLALFGLSFLRTAVGL; from the coding sequence GTGTTCGACGCCGCCGTCTCCCTGTTCGCCGGCGTGGCGCTGGGGCTCTCGCTGGCCGCGCCGCCGGGGCCGATGAACGCCGTCATCGCCGAGGAGAGCGTTGCCCGCGGCTGGAAATCGGGGTTCGCCGCGGGGCTGGGCGCGATGACGGCTGACGCCTGCTTCTTCGTGCTCGCGCTCGTCGGCGTCGTGGCGTTCATCGAGAACGCGCCGACCGTGCGCGCGGTGATGGTGGGCGTCGGCGGCGTCTTGATGCTCTACTACGCGTACGGCGCGGTCCGCGACGCCGGATCGTTCTCCGAGGCCGAAGCTGCCGACGGCCGCGGCTTCCGGAAAGCGTTCGCGCTCGCGCTCGCTAACCCCTACCAGATAACCTGGTGGCTGACCGCTGGCGTCGGCCTGCTGAACCCCGGCGAGATAGCCGCCTTCGGCCTCGAATTGTCGGCGGCCAACGGCGTGCTCACGGTCGCCGGCTTCTTCGCGGGCATCCTGCTGTGGATAATCGTCTTCCCGGCGTCACTGCGCGCGGCCGGCGAGCGCGTCGACGCGCTCGGGAAGAGCGTCGCCTACGTCAGCGCGGCGGTGCTGGCGCTGTTCGGCCTCTCGTTCCTACGGACCGCGGTGGGCCTCTAG
- a CDS encoding DtxR family transcriptional regulator — translation MLSDVMEDYLKAIYTLQRDQGPPVRTSAIADHLDVTPPTVTSMVEKLTERGLLTREKYKGVELTAEGETVAIEVLRHHRLLEAFLADHLDYEWDEVHDEADALEHHISEEFEARLAQKLGDPTVDPHGDPIPGEDLEPPTEADTEVLADHAEGDQLVVARVSDREDEELRYLADAGVEPGIELELVERAPIGMFVVRIDGELVHLPERVATSLRVRPVEPEVSDV, via the coding sequence ATGCTCTCGGACGTGATGGAGGACTACCTGAAGGCGATCTACACGCTCCAGCGCGACCAGGGGCCGCCCGTTCGCACCTCCGCCATCGCCGACCACCTCGACGTGACGCCGCCGACGGTGACCAGCATGGTCGAGAAACTCACCGAGCGAGGCCTCCTGACCCGCGAGAAGTACAAGGGCGTCGAACTCACCGCCGAGGGCGAGACGGTCGCCATCGAGGTGCTGCGCCACCACCGCCTGCTGGAGGCGTTCCTCGCCGACCACCTCGACTACGAGTGGGACGAGGTCCACGACGAGGCCGACGCCCTCGAACACCACATCTCCGAGGAGTTCGAGGCGCGCCTCGCCCAGAAACTCGGCGACCCCACGGTCGACCCCCACGGCGACCCCATCCCCGGCGAGGACCTCGAACCGCCGACGGAGGCGGACACCGAAGTCCTCGCGGACCACGCGGAGGGCGACCAACTGGTCGTCGCGCGCGTCAGCGACCGCGAGGACGAGGAACTGCGCTACCTCGCTGACGCTGGCGTCGAACCCGGCATCGAACTCGAACTCGTCGAGCGGGCGCCCATCGGGATGTTCGTCGTGCGCATCGACGGCGAACTCGTCCACCTCCCCGAGCGGGTCGCCACGTCGCTGCGCGTGCGCCCCGTCGAGCCCGAGGTGAGCGACGTGTGA
- a CDS encoding threonine synthase, translating to METTPAFQGLTCVDCEETFDAETATHRCPDCGGILDPTYDYEAIDVSPEEFESRRFDSMWRYEELLPFTRDAAVSMDEGATALVDCPKLADEMGVGRVLIKDEGRNPTGTFKDRGQTLAMTAAAQHGASDVALNSAGNAGQSAAAYAARAGIDSHVFLPSRSGFTNKAMVNVHGGDMTIVEGRIGDAGAAYQDAMDDHDDWYSVKTFVTPYRHEGKKTMLYEVVEQLDWEAPDHIVYPTGGGVGLVGMHKAAKEFRDLGLTDDLPAMYAAQAEGCAPVVRAFQEGRDVHEPWDTPDTICGGIEIPDPGASPWILDALRESDGGAVATSDEAILDAAVLVAQHEGLEMGATCAAAASGASALADDGAFGPDDTVVIMNTGSGNKDADVIRSHLMSKGI from the coding sequence ATGGAGACGACGCCGGCGTTCCAGGGGCTCACCTGCGTGGACTGCGAGGAAACGTTCGACGCCGAGACGGCGACCCACCGCTGCCCGGACTGCGGTGGCATCCTCGACCCGACGTACGACTACGAGGCCATCGACGTCTCGCCAGAGGAGTTCGAGTCGCGGCGCTTCGATTCGATGTGGCGCTACGAGGAACTGCTCCCGTTCACCCGCGACGCCGCGGTGTCGATGGACGAGGGTGCGACGGCGCTCGTCGACTGCCCGAAACTCGCCGACGAGATGGGCGTCGGTCGCGTGCTCATCAAGGACGAGGGCCGCAACCCGACGGGGACGTTCAAGGACCGCGGGCAGACCCTCGCGATGACCGCGGCCGCCCAGCACGGCGCCAGCGACGTGGCGCTGAACTCCGCGGGGAACGCGGGACAGTCGGCCGCCGCGTACGCCGCCCGCGCGGGCATCGACTCCCACGTCTTCCTCCCGTCGCGCTCGGGGTTCACCAACAAGGCGATGGTGAACGTCCACGGCGGCGACATGACCATCGTCGAGGGTCGCATCGGTGACGCGGGCGCGGCCTACCAGGACGCGATGGACGACCACGACGACTGGTACTCCGTGAAGACGTTCGTCACGCCGTACCGCCACGAGGGAAAGAAGACGATGCTGTACGAGGTCGTCGAGCAACTGGACTGGGAGGCCCCCGACCACATCGTCTACCCGACCGGCGGCGGCGTCGGCCTCGTTGGCATGCACAAGGCCGCAAAGGAGTTCCGCGACCTGGGCCTCACCGACGACCTGCCGGCGATGTACGCCGCGCAGGCCGAGGGCTGCGCGCCCGTCGTCCGAGCGTTCCAGGAGGGCCGTGACGTCCACGAACCGTGGGACACCCCGGACACCATCTGTGGCGGCATCGAGATTCCCGACCCCGGCGCCAGCCCGTGGATCCTCGACGCGCTCCGCGAGAGCGACGGGGGCGCGGTGGCGACGAGCGACGAGGCGATTCTCGACGCCGCGGTGCTCGTCGCCCAGCACGAGGGACTGGAGATGGGCGCGACGTGCGCGGCGGCCGCTTCCGGCGCCTCGGCACTCGCCGACGATGGCGCGTTCGGCCCCGACGACACCGTCGTCATCATGAACACCGGCAGCGGCAACAAGGACGCCGACGTGATCCGCTCGCACCTGATGAGCAAGGGCATCTGA
- a CDS encoding phytoene dehydrogenase, with translation MTDTRVVVVGGGLAGLVAARHLAEDGCDVTLYERDPDVGGRVRSTHADGFTFDRGFQVLFTAYPAAKRELDYGALDLRAFSPGAVICREDERSVLADPLRDPTALTESLFNHEVTTLDKLRTVRLAAELRRTAVADIFDAPDATIEQSLYGRGFSQQYVENFVRPFYGGITLDRTLSTSKRVFEFTFKMLAEGKTVVPADGMGAISAQLGDRAVNAGVDLVTGTPVERVEPEDGSVSVRVPGETVEADAVVVAADPRSSRDLTGVEAIPTEARGCVTQQFAVPAGHPLGASDRIHLNAAGEVPNTVAPMSGVAPDYAPDDRELVAATTVGRRDESDSDLEMQTRETLANWYPAASLREFELLRTDRIDFAQFAQPPGVHQRLPDTRDPEGSVYLAGDFTHGSSIHGALDSGRVAARAVRADLQ, from the coding sequence ATGACTGATACGCGGGTCGTGGTCGTGGGCGGCGGCCTCGCCGGCCTGGTCGCGGCGCGACACCTCGCCGAGGACGGCTGCGACGTCACGCTGTACGAGCGCGACCCCGACGTCGGTGGGCGCGTGCGCTCGACGCACGCCGACGGCTTCACGTTCGACCGCGGCTTCCAGGTGCTGTTCACCGCCTACCCCGCGGCGAAACGAGAACTCGACTACGGCGCGCTCGACCTCCGGGCGTTCTCACCCGGTGCGGTCATCTGCCGTGAGGACGAGCGCTCCGTGCTCGCCGACCCGCTCCGTGACCCGACCGCGCTCACGGAGTCGCTGTTCAATCACGAGGTGACGACCCTCGACAAACTCCGGACGGTGCGCCTCGCCGCGGAACTCCGCCGGACGGCCGTGGCCGACATTTTCGACGCCCCGGACGCCACAATCGAGCAGTCCCTCTACGGCCGGGGGTTCTCCCAGCAGTACGTCGAGAACTTCGTCCGCCCCTTCTACGGCGGCATCACGCTCGACCGGACGCTGTCGACGTCGAAGCGAGTCTTCGAGTTCACGTTCAAGATGCTCGCCGAGGGAAAGACCGTCGTCCCCGCCGACGGGATGGGCGCCATCTCGGCACAACTCGGGGACCGCGCGGTGAACGCCGGCGTGGACCTTGTCACTGGCACGCCCGTCGAGCGCGTCGAACCCGAGGACGGCTCTGTGTCGGTCCGCGTGCCCGGCGAGACGGTCGAGGCGGACGCCGTGGTGGTCGCCGCCGACCCCCGGTCCAGCAGGGACCTGACCGGCGTCGAGGCCATCCCGACGGAGGCGCGAGGCTGTGTCACCCAGCAGTTCGCCGTCCCCGCCGGCCACCCACTCGGCGCCAGCGACCGCATCCACCTCAACGCCGCGGGAGAGGTGCCCAACACTGTCGCCCCGATGTCCGGCGTCGCCCCCGACTACGCGCCCGACGACCGGGAACTCGTCGCCGCGACGACCGTCGGCCGCCGGGACGAGTCGGACTCGGACCTGGAGATGCAGACCCGCGAGACGCTCGCGAACTGGTACCCTGCGGCGTCGCTCCGGGAGTTCGAACTGCTCCGGACGGACCGCATCGACTTCGCGCAGTTCGCCCAGCCGCCGGGCGTCCACCAGCGCCTGCCGGACACACGCGACCCCGAGGGGTCGGTCTACCTCGCCGGGGACTTCACGCACGGCTCCTCGATACACGGCGCCCTGGATAGCGGGCGGGTCGCGGCCCGCGCGGTCCGGGCGGACCTACAGTAG
- a CDS encoding metallophosphoesterase: MSDIPPWAAFGERAVHLPGPDALVLADLHVGRDAASDVALPLGERNDLRERLDALLAEFSPELVVFAGDLLHVHGTVPDGVRDTVDDLVAGVADAGAALRIVEGNHDAMLDAVDVAAESFVELDDGTVVCHGHELPHVDATRYVVGHQHPAVEIEGQRRPCFLYGPDQHEGRDVLVLPAFTRLAPGTLVNGLTDGAAVSPLLAEPDGFRPIVVSEDEALGFPALADLRGLL, encoded by the coding sequence GTGAGCGACATTCCGCCGTGGGCGGCGTTCGGCGAGCGGGCCGTCCACCTCCCGGGCCCGGACGCCCTCGTGCTCGCGGACCTCCACGTCGGTAGAGACGCCGCCTCCGACGTCGCCCTCCCGCTCGGCGAGCGCAACGACCTCCGGGAGCGCCTGGACGCGCTGCTCGCGGAGTTCTCCCCAGAGCTGGTCGTGTTCGCTGGCGACCTGCTGCACGTCCACGGCACGGTTCCCGACGGTGTCCGGGACACCGTCGATGACCTCGTGGCCGGCGTCGCCGACGCCGGCGCGGCCCTCCGGATCGTCGAAGGCAACCACGACGCGATGCTGGACGCGGTCGACGTCGCCGCGGAGTCGTTCGTGGAACTCGACGACGGCACCGTGGTCTGCCACGGCCACGAACTCCCGCATGTGGACGCCACGCGATACGTGGTGGGCCACCAGCATCCAGCGGTGGAAATCGAGGGACAGCGACGGCCCTGCTTCCTCTACGGACCGGACCAGCACGAGGGACGGGACGTGCTCGTGCTGCCGGCGTTCACGCGCCTGGCGCCCGGGACACTCGTCAACGGACTCACCGACGGCGCGGCCGTCTCGCCGCTGCTCGCAGAACCCGACGGTTTCCGACCGATAGTGGTGAGCGAGGACGAGGCGCTCGGGTTCCCCGCGCTCGCTGACCTCCGGGGGCTACTGTAG